Proteins encoded within one genomic window of Oryza glaberrima chromosome 12, OglaRS2, whole genome shotgun sequence:
- the LOC127756910 gene encoding uncharacterized protein LOC127756910, protein MDQKGRRRHVVPAFGEWNYYYHHQQYDDENHHQAPPEVMRSAPAVAVAAAAADDEWYAYGGGAAAEACSDVWFRYSPPPRRPTPKKARRPEGRVAPEKAAPYDDGGGKGRQQQQAARAARAYHSGGVAVARTPARGGATCRVVKRPVDADLYQVPPPEFVSRRPRRKRALSSLWMGCLGLNCVA, encoded by the exons ATGGATCAG aaggggaggaggaggcacgTCGTGCCGGCGTTCGGGGAGTGGaactactactaccaccaccaGCAGTATGACGACGAAAACCACCACCaggcgccgccggaggtgatGCGGTCggctcccgccgtcgccgtggcggcggcggcggctgacgaCGAGTGGTACGCGTAcggcgggggcgcggcggcggaggcgtgcaGCGACGTGTGGTTCAggtactcgccgccgccgcggaggccgaCGCCCAAGAAGGCGAggaggccggaggggagggtggcTCCCGAGAAGGCGGCGCCgtacgacgacggcggcggcaaggggaggcagcagcagcaggcggcgcGTGCTGCGAGGGCGTACCATTCCGgcggggtggcggtggcgcgcacgccggcgaggggcggcgccacCTGCAGGGTCGTGAAGCGGCCGGTCGACGCCGACCTGTACCAGGTGCCCCCGCCGGAGTTCGTCTCCCGCCGGCCAAGACGG AAGAGGGCCCTGAGTAGCTTGTGGATGGGTTGCTTGGGCCTCAACTGCGTTGCATGA